The following are from one region of the Gammaproteobacteria bacterium genome:
- a CDS encoding metal ABC transporter permease, translating into MVEYILEPFDYDFFRRGLLAALMVGALGGLIGVYVVLRGMSYIGHGLSHAVIGGAVIGFTLNLNFYAGACALGVFAALIINRITQNSKIKPDAAIGIVTTAIFALGVAIISKLRNFKQNFEAALFGNILGITEQDLMIIGLVTCITMVTMFFTYRMLLFSTFDQEAARISGINTGLAQLLFSLLLTLVIIVSLNVTGVTMVAATLIAPAMTARMLTDSFSKMVVYSTLIGAITGVAGLYLSYIFNVASGATIVLFSALLFSLSLLVKPLHSH; encoded by the coding sequence ATGGTAGAGTACATTCTCGAACCGTTCGACTATGATTTTTTCCGCCGCGGCTTGCTGGCCGCACTCATGGTCGGTGCATTGGGCGGCTTGATCGGTGTCTATGTGGTGTTGCGCGGCATGAGTTATATCGGTCATGGGTTGTCTCACGCAGTGATCGGTGGTGCGGTTATAGGGTTTACGCTGAATCTGAATTTTTATGCCGGTGCTTGCGCATTGGGCGTATTCGCTGCACTTATCATCAATAGAATCACCCAAAACAGCAAGATCAAGCCGGACGCCGCTATCGGCATTGTGACAACCGCCATTTTTGCGTTAGGCGTGGCGATCATCAGCAAGCTTCGAAATTTTAAGCAAAATTTTGAAGCTGCCTTGTTCGGCAATATTCTTGGGATTACCGAACAGGATTTAATGATCATCGGACTTGTCACATGTATCACGATGGTTACGATGTTTTTTACCTACCGGATGCTGCTTTTTTCCACCTTTGATCAGGAGGCCGCCCGCATCTCTGGAATTAATACCGGCTTGGCGCAATTGCTGTTTTCGCTATTGCTCACGCTGGTCATTATCGTTTCCCTCAATGTGACGGGCGTCACCATGGTGGCCGCGACTCTGATTGCGCCCGCGATGACAGCGCGGATGCTGACGGACAGTTTTAGTAAAATGGTGGTTTATTCAACGCTCATCGGCGCTATAACCGGTGTCGCCGGGCTGTATTTAAGCTATATTTTCAATGTTGCGTCCGGTGCAACCATAGTTTTGTTCAGCGCGTTGTTGTTCAGTCTGTCCTTGCTGGTAAAGCCGCTGCACAGCCATTAG
- a CDS encoding metal ABC transporter ATP-binding protein encodes MPAISGSSVPSNPAVKLSDVTAGYEQNILFAGLSLEIGAGRFTGIVGPTACGKTTLLKVMLGVHPVIAGSIRLHDAPVGRLRPNAVGYVPQLGNTDGHFPVTVEEVITMGLYTNGRIWPWLSKKERGKIQAIAHRLDILDCLRHPVGNLSGGQRQRAFLARALINNPKLLILDEPTSGVDIRTQHEILHLLNDINAEGITIVLTTHDLNAVASHLPWVICFNRGMVAQGRPNEIFTNEILTRTYGGDIVIIKHQGHFLIANSTPLNFADDSKW; translated from the coding sequence ATACCGGCAATATCGGGTTCTAGCGTGCCGTCCAATCCCGCGGTCAAACTGAGCGATGTTACCGCCGGTTATGAACAGAATATCCTCTTCGCCGGTCTTTCACTGGAGATCGGCGCCGGCCGGTTTACCGGCATCGTAGGGCCGACCGCCTGCGGCAAAACTACGCTGCTCAAAGTCATGCTCGGTGTGCATCCGGTGATTGCGGGCAGTATCCGGTTGCACGATGCGCCGGTCGGACGGTTAAGGCCGAATGCAGTCGGTTATGTACCGCAGCTCGGCAATACCGACGGGCATTTTCCGGTAACCGTTGAAGAAGTCATCACCATGGGGCTTTATACCAACGGGCGCATCTGGCCTTGGCTGAGTAAGAAAGAGCGCGGCAAAATTCAGGCGATTGCGCACAGATTGGACATTCTGGATTGCTTGCGGCATCCTGTCGGCAATTTGTCGGGCGGTCAGCGGCAACGCGCATTTCTGGCGCGCGCCCTGATCAACAACCCTAAGCTCCTGATACTCGACGAACCTACCTCGGGGGTCGATATCAGAACGCAACACGAAATATTGCACTTGCTGAACGACATCAACGCCGAAGGTATCACCATTGTATTGACGACGCACGATCTGAACGCCGTAGCGTCGCATTTGCCGTGGGTGATTTGCTTCAATCGCGGCATGGTCGCGCAAGGACGCCCCAATGAAATTTTCACCAACGAAATTCTGACGCGGACATACGGCGGCGACATTGTCATCATCAAGCACCAGGGACATTTCTTGATCGCCAACAGCACGCCGCTCAACTTCGCCGATGACAGTAAATGGTAG
- the yut gene encoding urea transporter yields the protein MDWSLSIDKAMPRPLRVIFRGAGQVFFCCNAVTGLIFLIALYVGGITAGLAATVGVVSSTVAAYLLGFPEDDIDTGLYGFNGTLVGPCLFLFLEHTPQLWLYVVLASVLSTVVLAALMRILQPYNIPASTSPFVLTCWMFMVAVYAFDGFARGPVLPPPGIPSTIAETTAASTDAWFNAFTQDAAIAWCTAISKGIGEVMFADSVIVGILFLIGIAITSLRGAFMALSGAIVGVVVPVLLGADKTLIEMGLYAFNPVLTMMAVGWVFLKPTTGSALLALLAGILTIICQAGLASFLAPIGLPTLTFPFVLVMWMFLFAAGKSKYWGNAS from the coding sequence ATGGATTGGTCACTCTCAATCGACAAAGCGATGCCCAGACCGTTGCGTGTTATTTTCAGGGGTGCCGGGCAAGTGTTTTTCTGTTGCAACGCAGTTACCGGTCTTATTTTTTTAATCGCGTTGTACGTTGGCGGGATTACCGCCGGACTTGCCGCGACCGTGGGCGTTGTGAGCAGTACAGTTGCGGCTTATTTGCTGGGATTCCCGGAGGATGATATCGATACCGGACTGTACGGTTTCAATGGCACCCTAGTCGGTCCCTGCCTGTTTCTGTTCCTGGAGCATACTCCGCAACTCTGGCTTTATGTGGTGCTCGCATCGGTATTGTCGACCGTGGTGCTGGCTGCTTTGATGCGAATTCTGCAACCTTATAACATCCCGGCCTCCACCTCACCGTTTGTGCTGACATGCTGGATGTTCATGGTGGCGGTGTATGCCTTCGATGGATTTGCCCGCGGTCCCGTTTTACCGCCGCCGGGCATACCCTCAACCATTGCAGAAACTACCGCCGCATCTACAGATGCATGGTTCAATGCTTTTACGCAGGATGCAGCCATAGCCTGGTGCACGGCGATCAGCAAAGGTATCGGCGAAGTCATGTTCGCCGATAGCGTCATTGTCGGTATTTTATTTCTGATCGGTATTGCGATCACTTCCTTGCGTGGCGCATTCATGGCGTTATCGGGCGCGATCGTCGGCGTTGTCGTGCCGGTACTGCTCGGCGCGGATAAGACGCTGATCGAAATGGGGTTGTATGCGTTCAATCCGGTGCTGACGATGATGGCGGTCGGATGGGTGTTTCTCAAGCCGACCACGGGCAGCGCATTGCTGGCCTTGCTGGCGGGAATTTTGACCATTATTTGCCAAGCGGGTTTGGCGAGTTTTCTGGCGCCGATCGGTTTGCCGACACTGACATTCCCATTTGTTCTGGTCATGTGGATGTTTCTGTTCGCTGCCGGAAAATCCAAATACTGGGGAAATGCTTCTTAG
- a CDS encoding TonB-dependent receptor gives MAKRAISLWQTFVSYIQFLFIWLPLPINAAGVPTLKEMMVRANSRELIGSADSANEGTVLKQQLHSMDLRITVDGILVNQRSHGHGWADTNFIIPELISSTQYLKEPYYAKQARQDAAIKRKIQFADTTSQDIMRSTKSEKKPEIDKVSEKSVIKLKEIIVRGKERATRLVGETQSASQGFIGQEQIKNRPLLRVGEVVEFIPGMIATQHSGDGKANQYFLRGFNLDHGTDFATFVDGVPINLPSHAHGQGYMDLNGLIPELIDNVQYGKGPYYADQGDFSSAGHAKITTFNSLPQGFAKFTGGSFGFYRGAVANSNRIGDGHLLYAGDVNAYDGPWVLAQNALKFNGMIKYSLDQGNWGISVGVNAYHADWRATNQIPLFAVNEGLINRFGNIDPTDNGKTRRYTLNGTWWQKEKSYRREATFYLAKYDFDLFSNFSGFINSVSNNTLLPGGAVPSDQVNQTESRIYFGGKIEQTLFNKVAGFDMQNTFGIQVRNDLNHVLLNNSNRGVVYNNVSNDQVTVTSIGLYLQNQTYWLPKLKTIAGLRGDIFNFGVHAFTIPQNSGNKTDTLVSPKLSVILGPWYDSEIYLNFGEGYHSNDARGVNATVVNTNQQSNNNFAPQLGATGLVRSKGAEVGFRTEAIKGLKSTLAFWYLQSASELVFSGDTGTTETSGASTRYGIEWANFYKPFSWLTLDADFSFTRARYDQAQLNQASDPANQTYGFHIPNAVGRTINTGATLNLPHNIFATLRLRHFGNVTVDTNNPVVPYNTTIVNFSTGYEVRKFKLQFDILNLLNARAYDIGYYYGYQTSPTSIAKDGIVFHPTEPRMFRGSLVYQF, from the coding sequence ATGGCAAAGCGCGCTATATCACTGTGGCAAACGTTTGTAAGCTACATACAGTTTCTATTCATCTGGCTGCCGTTGCCGATCAACGCAGCGGGCGTGCCGACGCTAAAGGAAATGATGGTGCGCGCCAATTCACGGGAATTGATCGGCAGCGCCGATTCCGCCAACGAAGGCACGGTGCTCAAGCAGCAGCTTCATAGCATGGACTTACGGATTACCGTCGACGGCATACTGGTCAACCAGCGCTCGCATGGGCATGGCTGGGCGGATACTAATTTCATCATTCCCGAATTGATCAGCAGCACTCAGTACTTGAAAGAACCCTATTATGCGAAACAAGCCAGACAGGATGCTGCTATTAAACGCAAGATCCAGTTCGCTGACACTACCTCGCAAGATATTATGCGCTCTACCAAATCAGAGAAAAAACCCGAAATAGATAAAGTAAGCGAGAAATCTGTAATCAAGCTAAAGGAGATAATAGTGCGAGGGAAAGAGCGCGCCACTCGCCTTGTTGGCGAAACACAATCCGCATCGCAAGGGTTTATTGGTCAAGAACAAATCAAGAACCGCCCGCTTTTACGTGTTGGCGAAGTTGTCGAGTTCATTCCTGGAATGATCGCAACACAGCATAGTGGTGATGGCAAAGCCAATCAGTATTTCCTACGGGGATTCAATCTTGATCACGGTACCGATTTCGCCACCTTTGTGGATGGCGTCCCAATTAATCTGCCCAGCCATGCTCATGGGCAGGGGTACATGGATCTCAATGGTCTCATCCCTGAATTGATAGATAACGTTCAATATGGGAAAGGTCCTTATTATGCAGATCAAGGGGATTTTTCTTCCGCTGGTCATGCCAAGATAACTACTTTCAATTCCCTTCCTCAAGGTTTTGCCAAATTCACAGGGGGATCATTTGGCTTTTATCGTGGTGCGGTAGCTAATTCAAACCGTATAGGGGATGGCCATCTACTCTATGCGGGCGATGTGAATGCTTATGATGGTCCTTGGGTATTGGCTCAGAATGCACTCAAGTTTAACGGCATGATTAAATATAGCCTCGATCAAGGTAATTGGGGTATCAGTGTGGGCGTCAACGCATACCATGCAGACTGGCGCGCAACCAATCAGATACCTCTATTTGCAGTGAATGAAGGTTTGATAAACCGCTTTGGAAACATCGATCCCACTGATAATGGAAAAACAAGGCGCTATACGCTTAATGGTACTTGGTGGCAAAAAGAAAAGAGTTATCGCCGAGAGGCAACCTTTTATCTGGCTAAGTACGATTTTGATCTCTTCTCTAACTTCAGCGGCTTTATCAACTCGGTCTCCAACAACACTCTACTTCCAGGAGGAGCAGTGCCAAGTGACCAGGTGAATCAAACGGAATCCCGTATCTATTTCGGCGGCAAGATTGAGCAAACCTTATTCAATAAGGTGGCAGGTTTCGATATGCAAAATACATTTGGCATTCAGGTGCGCAATGATCTGAATCATGTGCTGCTGAATAACTCAAATCGAGGAGTCGTTTACAATAATGTGAGCAATGATCAGGTCACGGTGACCAGCATCGGTTTATATCTGCAAAACCAGACTTATTGGCTGCCAAAACTCAAAACGATCGCAGGTCTGCGCGGCGATATATTCAATTTTGGTGTACATGCTTTCACCATTCCGCAAAATTCCGGCAACAAAACCGACACTTTGGTGAGCCCGAAATTGAGCGTTATTCTGGGACCATGGTACGACTCGGAAATCTATCTTAATTTTGGAGAAGGATACCATTCTAATGACGCCCGTGGCGTAAATGCAACAGTAGTCAATACTAATCAACAAAGTAACAACAATTTTGCACCGCAATTGGGCGCCACTGGGTTAGTGCGATCAAAGGGTGCAGAAGTCGGTTTCCGTACCGAGGCTATCAAGGGTTTGAAATCCACCCTGGCGTTCTGGTACTTACAATCGGCATCGGAACTTGTATTTAGTGGCGATACAGGCACTACGGAAACAAGCGGTGCAAGTACTCGCTACGGTATCGAGTGGGCCAATTTCTATAAACCCTTCAGCTGGCTCACCTTGGATGCTGATTTTTCATTTACCCGTGCGCGTTATGACCAGGCCCAGCTAAACCAAGCTAGCGATCCTGCAAACCAAACATATGGATTTCACATTCCCAACGCGGTGGGGCGTACAATCAACACAGGTGCAACCTTGAATTTGCCTCACAATATCTTTGCTACCCTCCGTCTGCGCCACTTCGGTAATGTGACGGTGGACACAAACAACCCTGTGGTCCCCTATAATACAACCATCGTTAATTTCTCGACAGGATATGAAGTTAGAAAATTTAAATTGCAATTTGATATCTTAAATTTATTAAACGCCAGGGCCTACGATATTGGTTATTATTATGGTTATCAAACAAGTCCGACATCTATAGCGAAGGATGGTATTGTTTTTCATCCCACTGAACCGCGAATGTTCCGCGGTAGCTTGGTATATCAGTTTTAA
- the ureG gene encoding urease accessory protein UreG, with product MNKSSNPLRVGIGGPVGSGKTALCEALSKRMRDRYEMAVITNDIYTKEDMEILLRANALPPERLMGVETGGCPHTAIREDASINLEAIARMTADFPNLDLILVESGGDNLASTFSPELSDLTIYVIDVAAGEKIPRKGGPGITRSALLVINKTDLAPYVGANLDVMARDAKKMRGDRPFVFTNLHTGEGVDQIVDFIVKQGLLEEVKQQASR from the coding sequence ATGAATAAATCATCAAATCCCCTGCGAGTCGGCATCGGCGGTCCGGTTGGATCAGGAAAGACGGCGTTGTGCGAAGCGTTGAGCAAGAGAATGCGCGATCGCTATGAGATGGCGGTCATCACCAACGATATTTACACCAAGGAGGATATGGAGATTTTGTTGCGTGCCAATGCGCTGCCTCCGGAGCGTTTGATGGGTGTGGAAACCGGCGGGTGTCCGCATACGGCCATCCGCGAAGATGCTTCCATCAATCTCGAAGCGATTGCCCGCATGACCGCTGATTTCCCCAATCTTGATCTGATCCTGGTTGAATCTGGCGGTGATAATCTTGCCTCGACCTTCAGCCCCGAGCTCTCCGATCTGACGATCTATGTGATCGATGTCGCTGCCGGTGAAAAAATACCCCGCAAGGGCGGCCCCGGTATCACGCGCTCGGCGCTTCTCGTGATCAACAAAACGGATCTGGCGCCGTACGTCGGGGCGAATCTGGATGTCATGGCGCGTGACGCCAAGAAAATGCGCGGCGACCGGCCGTTTGTTTTCACCAATCTGCATACGGGCGAGGGCGTGGATCAGATCGTCGATTTCATTGTGAAACAAGGATTGCTGGAAGAAGTCAAGCAACAGGCAAGCCGGTGA
- a CDS encoding zinc ABC transporter substrate-binding protein: MKIFMNSAAMLLYTLALFFHHSLLASDSREKPNVVTTVSPITNMVQNIGGVHIRITGIVPDGVDSHTFEPIPSDIKTLQAADLIVMNGLDLELPTLTLAEKVKKAATPILQLGNRALKEEDWRYDFSFPREHGHPNPHVWLDIELAMRYTEIIREELSALDPANRAAYRANAAAYLGKLQKLHQAIFTCVGTIPEKNRKLVTYHDSFAYFAPRYGMTVIAAVQPADFSEPGPQEVMNIIKQIKKTGVPAIFGSEVFPSKVMEQIAREANVKFIDQLSDDELPAPPHHSFIGMMAGNVVIMTEALGGNPDCMAKIDTGNIGF, translated from the coding sequence ATGAAGATATTCATGAACAGTGCGGCAATGTTGTTATACACATTGGCCCTTTTTTTTCACCATTCGCTACTTGCCTCGGATAGCCGTGAAAAGCCGAATGTTGTGACGACGGTTTCTCCGATCACCAACATGGTGCAAAACATCGGCGGAGTGCATATCAGGATTACCGGAATCGTTCCCGATGGTGTCGATTCGCATACTTTCGAACCCATTCCTTCCGACATAAAAACGCTGCAAGCGGCGGATCTGATCGTCATGAACGGTCTCGATCTGGAATTGCCCACCTTAACATTGGCGGAAAAAGTCAAAAAGGCGGCAACACCGATTCTGCAATTGGGAAACCGTGCATTGAAAGAAGAAGATTGGCGGTACGATTTCAGTTTTCCGCGCGAACACGGCCACCCCAATCCGCATGTATGGCTCGATATTGAATTGGCGATGCGGTATACGGAAATCATCCGCGAAGAGCTTAGCGCTTTGGATCCGGCCAATAGGGCGGCTTACCGGGCGAATGCGGCAGCCTATCTCGGCAAGCTGCAAAAATTGCATCAAGCGATCTTTACCTGCGTCGGGACAATTCCCGAAAAGAATCGCAAGCTGGTCACCTATCACGATTCCTTTGCATATTTCGCGCCGCGCTACGGCATGACCGTGATTGCGGCCGTGCAGCCTGCCGATTTCTCCGAGCCGGGGCCGCAGGAAGTGATGAACATCATTAAGCAAATCAAAAAAACCGGCGTGCCCGCGATTTTCGGTTCGGAAGTTTTTCCCAGTAAAGTGATGGAGCAAATCGCGCGCGAAGCGAACGTCAAATTTATCGATCAACTCTCCGACGACGAATTGCCTGCGCCGCCTCATCATTCTTTCATCGGCATGATGGCCGGAAATGTGGTAATCATGACGGAAGCGCTGGGTGGCAACCCGGACTGCATGGCGAAGATCGATACCGGCAATATCGGGTTCTAG
- the nikR gene encoding nickel-responsive transcriptional regulator NikR, whose translation MERFTISMDDQLFKQFDEVAQARGYYNRSEAIRDLIREYLEASRLQKDNKGYCIATLTYIYNHHERDLAGQVTSAHHQHHDLTLSSMHVHLDHDNCLEVTILRGTVQDVRRFANQIIATNGVRHGKLHIVPIELSQETHAHSTVPHTHSSPLT comes from the coding sequence ATGGAACGATTTACTATTTCAATGGATGACCAGCTGTTCAAGCAGTTCGATGAAGTTGCCCAGGCGCGCGGCTATTACAACCGCTCCGAAGCGATTCGTGATCTTATCCGGGAATATCTGGAAGCTTCCCGTTTGCAGAAGGACAACAAAGGTTATTGTATTGCGACGTTGACCTATATCTATAATCACCATGAAAGGGATTTGGCCGGTCAGGTGACTTCGGCGCATCACCAGCACCACGACCTGACCCTGTCGAGTATGCATGTGCATTTGGATCACGACAATTGCCTCGAAGTCACCATCCTTCGCGGCACCGTTCAGGATGTCAGGCGCTTCGCCAATCAGATCATCGCTACCAATGGCGTGCGGCACGGCAAGCTGCATATCGTGCCGATTGAACTTTCACAGGAAACACATGCGCATTCCACCGTTCCCCATACGCACAGCAGCCCCCTGACGTGA